One stretch of Paroedura picta isolate Pp20150507F chromosome 13, Ppicta_v3.0, whole genome shotgun sequence DNA includes these proteins:
- the XKRX gene encoding XK-related protein 2 → MDVRWEDSLGECSNAPPSKGVRLPPPTIVLQLEPKVFSQLRLPYSIILSTLLYCGEFASAAVLTASYSRSNDHYWLLMTLLFMLMPSIMDQLTLIFVHRDLTSDKPLVFCMHLLLLGPLIRCLEALLMYCQVGTEEEPYVTITRKKRLRKDSEIEVEQEVGHTLRKLVTHRNAFKRMAVIQAFLGSTPQLTLQLYISVVEQYIPPTRAVLMGICLVSVTYGALVCNVLAIQIKYDDYKICLRPLAFICIILWRSLEISTRITILVFFGSVFKHYALAVGMANFLVLFFLPWVQFWRSGAQLPDNVEKNFSRVGTVSVLFSITLLYASINVFCWSAVQLRLSDRDLISKSQSWKYLVVYYILRGIENSVLLILWYIFKTDFYEYFCMPMLVVQLIVTYCLAITFMLFFYQYLHPCRRLFTQNISDFLECACCKSRQAADASHLEPPYEPGIRHSIV, encoded by the exons ATGGATGTCAGGTGGGAAGATTCCCTTGGGGAATGCTCCAACGCGCCCCCTAGCAAGGGGGTGAGGCTTCCACCGCCCACCATTGTGCTCCAGCTAGAGCCCAAAGTGTTCTCCCAGTTGCGGTTGCCCTACAGCATCATCCTCAGCACGCTCTTGTACTGCGGGGAGTTTGCATCTGCCGCCGTCCTGACTGCCTCGTACAGCCGTTCCAATGACCACTACTGGCTCCTCATGACCCTCCTCTTCATGCTGATGCCCTCTATCATGGACCAGCTCACCCTCATCTTTGTCCACCGGGACCTGACCAGCGACAAGCCGTTGGTGTTCTGCATGCATCTCCTCCTCCTAGGTCCTCTCATCAG ATGTCTAGAGGCCTTGTTGATGTACTGCCAGGTGGGGACAGAGGAAGAGCCGTACGTCACCATCACACGCAAGAAGAGGCTCCGCAAAGACTCAGAGATCGAGGTGGAACAGGAGGTGGGCCACACGCTGCGCAAGCTGGTCACCCACCGCAATGCCTTCAAGCGCATGGCTGtgatccaggccttcctgggctCCACCCCACAGCTCACGCTGCAGCTGTACATCAGCGTTGTGGAGCAGTACATACCCCCCACCCGAG CGGTCCTGATGGGCATCTGCTTAGTGTCGGTCACCTACGGAGCTTTGGTCTGCAATGTCCTGGCCATCCAGATCAAGTACGATGACTACAAGATCTGCCTGCGTCCGCTGGCCTTCATCTGCATTATCCTTTGGCGCAGTTTGGAGATCTCCACGCGTATCACGATCCTGGTTTTTTTCGGAAGCGTCTTCAAGCACTACGCCTTGGCCGTTGGGATGGCCAACTTCCTGGTGCTCTTCTTCTTGCCATGGGTACAGTTTTGGCGGAGTGGTGCCCAGCTGCCTGACAATGTAGAGAAGAATTTCAGCCGGGTGGGCACGGTCTCCGTTCTGTTCTCCATCACTTTGCTGTACGCCAGCATCAACGTCTTCTGCTGGTCGGCTGTGCAGCTCAGACTCTCCGACCGAGACTTGATCTCCAAGTCGCAAAGCTGGAAGTATTTAGTTGTTTATTACATATTGCGTGGCATTGAGAACAGCGTGCTGCTCATCCTCTGGTACATCTTTAAGACGGACTTCTATGAATACTTCTGCATGCCCATGCTGGTGGTGCAGCTGATTGTGACCTACTGCTTGGCTATTACCTTCATGCTCTTCTTCTACCAGTACCTCCACCCGTGCCGTCGCCTCTTCACCCAGAACATCTCTGACTTTTTGGAGTGTGCTTGTTGTAAGTCCAGGCAGGCAGCTGACGCCAGTCACCTGGAGCCCCCCTATGAGCCTGGAATTAGGCACAGCATAGTCTGA
- the LOC143822465 gene encoding uncharacterized protein LOC143822465, whose translation MEWTATLVHQEPPTSALGSGAQEDAATPTARPGRVTPREAAPWPQDPERRRRSERSGAPASAHLGRRKRAEEDAGALPGNRGWPGRALQRGRLDPGSARSRSCAWIRDSSLELLGLVVVSSWIPPGSDLGLCSGSIQPLCFDFFWGGSTAVPFLCIV comes from the coding sequence AGCCGCCGACCTCCGCCTTGGGCTCCGGAGCGCAGGAGGACGCTGCCACGCCGACGGCGCGCCCCGGCCGAGTGACCCCGCGCGAAGCCGCCCCCTGGCCGCAGGATCCGGAGAGGAGACGCCGCTCCGAGCGCAGCGGAGCTCCGGCCTCGGCGCACCTGGGCAGGCGAAAGCGGGCCGAGGAAGACGCAGGAGCTCTGCCGGGGAACCGCGGCTGGCCCGGACGCGCCCTGCAGAGAGGGAGGCTGGACCCAGGAAGCGCCCGGAGCCGGTCCTGCGCCTGGATCCGGGACTCCTCGCTGGAACTTCTTGGCCTCGTGGTGGTTTCCTCCTGGATCCCCCCCGGCTCCGATTTGGGGCTCTGCTCCGGATCCATCCAGCCTTTGTGCTTTgactttttttggggtgggagcACTGCAGTCCCCTTCCTTTGTATTGTGTAG